In Candidatus Binataceae bacterium, one DNA window encodes the following:
- a CDS encoding AAA family ATPase: protein MALLSAASQTPRPNLGDNSTGERRHVTVLFSDLVNSTAIAAQLDPEEWRELAAGYQRAAAEAVSRFGGHVAKYLGDGLLVYFGFPEASENGPERAVRAGLLILEAVESLNRGGQDQNKHLAVRVGIHAGEVVIGQDGGGNPELFGETTNLAARVQSAAEPGNLLITAPVHRMVSGLFVVEPRGANQLKGVPEPVELFRVSQASGVRGRIHAAAAAQGLISFVGREEELGVLWRRWERAREGEGQVVVIAGEAGIGKSRLVEEIHTRLARIPHTWIECACDQLLQNTPFHPVSEMLRSAFPLRPEESAERRIEALKNALETVGVREADLPLVAPLLDLPVPASYPPLLATPNQQHRRLLATLAQWLFGLARAQPVVIAIEDLHWADPSSLELARLLSEQNASEPVLILFTTRSEFRVPWPLRAHHAHLTLSPLSRRETRALVEEVAASAVLAGDTIDAVVDRTGGVPLFIEELTRLMIDSGGRSGTREIPPTLHDSLAARLGRVGSAREIAQIGAVLGREFSYDLVSAVSGVPESELQAALERLTDADLLHVRGVPPEAWYRFKHALLQDAAYDALLKTRRRDLHRVAGRVLSTTQFRDLAESQPEIVARHLTEANEFDDAVFAWQRAGNEATKRGAFTEAEGHLRHALEVFAKLPEAAQRGPRELALKGDLAITLLATKGWASPEAKEIFEDALSVSKRFGDPMTTTLLLAALFGSVFTAGEMAAAAATAGEISAVAERTGSGFAQTWAEAMLAMLRLVGGDLAGARASAARAIAAYEEEDHRLSPINPVVFARAQESAAAVISGEIEFGVAKAREMLAAAAHGNRMLDMAQARTEALAIYFHLRDTAEVEKHARALIDDAKEHNMQAYLAWAMIYHGWSVAMRENAFEGRAILRKGLELYAAGGRRLLINRYLSMLADVQLAVGLLDHAVDAIDEALHAAPEQKIDEPTILWRRGELLLEKSAQSTNGHDAALLEQAERDFREAIARARSMGAKLYELRATSSLARILKARREIKQARELLQPLYDSFARCDDSSDLKEAGTLLKALEC, encoded by the coding sequence ATGGCGCTCCTCTCCGCTGCCTCGCAAACACCGCGTCCAAACCTCGGCGACAACTCGACGGGCGAGCGGCGCCATGTAACGGTCCTGTTTTCGGACCTCGTCAATTCCACTGCGATTGCGGCACAGCTCGATCCCGAGGAGTGGCGCGAGTTAGCGGCGGGCTATCAGCGGGCCGCTGCGGAGGCGGTCAGCCGATTCGGCGGGCACGTCGCCAAGTACCTGGGAGACGGTCTACTCGTCTACTTCGGTTTTCCCGAGGCGAGTGAGAACGGTCCTGAGCGCGCGGTCCGAGCGGGGCTGCTGATTCTGGAGGCCGTCGAGTCGCTAAACCGAGGCGGGCAAGACCAAAACAAGCACCTTGCGGTGAGGGTCGGAATCCACGCCGGAGAGGTTGTGATCGGCCAGGACGGCGGTGGAAATCCGGAGCTGTTCGGCGAGACCACCAATCTGGCGGCGAGGGTTCAGTCGGCGGCGGAGCCTGGCAACCTGCTTATCACGGCTCCGGTACATCGGATGGTTTCCGGGCTGTTCGTCGTCGAGCCACGCGGTGCCAATCAGCTCAAAGGCGTTCCGGAACCGGTCGAGCTATTCCGGGTCAGCCAGGCCAGTGGCGTGCGTGGTCGTATCCACGCTGCGGCGGCGGCTCAAGGGTTGATCTCATTTGTGGGCCGCGAAGAAGAACTCGGCGTGTTGTGGCGGCGCTGGGAACGCGCACGCGAGGGCGAAGGTCAGGTGGTGGTTATCGCCGGGGAGGCAGGCATCGGTAAGTCGCGCTTAGTCGAGGAGATACATACGCGTCTGGCCCGCATTCCCCACACCTGGATCGAATGCGCCTGCGACCAGTTGCTGCAGAACACGCCGTTTCATCCGGTCAGCGAAATGCTCCGCTCCGCGTTTCCCCTTCGACCCGAAGAAAGTGCCGAACGGCGCATCGAGGCGCTGAAGAACGCGCTAGAGACGGTCGGCGTGCGGGAGGCAGACTTGCCGCTGGTCGCGCCGCTGCTGGACCTCCCGGTGCCTGCGAGTTATCCGCCCCTGCTTGCGACGCCGAATCAGCAGCACCGGCGCCTGCTCGCGACTTTGGCGCAATGGTTGTTCGGGCTCGCGCGGGCGCAGCCGGTGGTGATCGCCATAGAAGACCTGCATTGGGCTGACCCCTCGAGCTTAGAGCTCGCCCGCTTGCTCAGCGAACAGAACGCTAGCGAACCGGTCCTGATTCTATTCACCACCCGCTCGGAATTTCGCGTTCCCTGGCCGCTGCGCGCGCATCATGCGCATCTGACGCTGAGCCCGCTTAGCCGCCGCGAAACTCGCGCCTTGGTGGAAGAGGTCGCGGCTAGTGCGGTACTCGCAGGCGATACCATCGATGCGGTGGTCGACCGCACCGGCGGCGTGCCGCTCTTCATCGAGGAGTTGACGCGACTGATGATCGATTCGGGCGGGCGCTCGGGCACGCGCGAGATTCCGCCCACCCTGCACGACTCGCTGGCCGCGAGATTGGGCAGAGTAGGCTCGGCTCGGGAGATCGCCCAGATTGGTGCAGTGCTGGGCCGGGAGTTCAGCTACGACTTGGTCAGCGCAGTGAGTGGCGTACCCGAGAGCGAACTGCAAGCTGCACTCGAGCGGCTTACGGATGCGGACCTGTTGCACGTGCGCGGAGTTCCTCCCGAGGCCTGGTATCGGTTTAAGCACGCGCTCTTGCAGGATGCGGCTTATGATGCGCTGCTCAAGACCCGGCGCCGCGACCTTCACCGCGTGGCCGGACGAGTGCTCTCCACAACGCAGTTCAGAGACCTCGCCGAATCGCAACCCGAGATCGTGGCGCGGCACCTCACCGAGGCAAACGAATTCGATGACGCGGTTTTCGCCTGGCAGCGCGCGGGCAATGAGGCAACCAAGCGTGGCGCTTTTACCGAAGCGGAAGGACACCTCCGTCATGCGCTGGAAGTGTTTGCGAAATTACCTGAGGCGGCCCAGCGTGGACCGCGCGAACTGGCGCTGAAAGGAGACCTTGCCATCACGCTCTTGGCGACCAAGGGGTGGGCGTCTCCCGAAGCCAAGGAAATATTTGAAGACGCGCTGTCGGTCAGCAAACGCTTCGGTGACCCGATGACCACCACGCTGTTGCTGGCGGCATTGTTCGGGAGCGTATTCACCGCGGGTGAGATGGCCGCGGCCGCTGCGACCGCGGGTGAGATCTCCGCGGTCGCCGAGCGAACCGGCAGCGGATTTGCACAGACCTGGGCCGAAGCCATGTTGGCCATGCTGCGGCTGGTGGGCGGCGACTTGGCGGGTGCCCGGGCATCTGCGGCGCGCGCGATCGCAGCCTATGAGGAAGAGGACCATCGGCTAAGTCCGATCAATCCCGTGGTGTTCGCTCGCGCCCAGGAAAGTGCCGCCGCGGTAATTTCGGGGGAGATCGAGTTCGGTGTGGCCAAAGCCCGCGAGATGCTCGCGGCTGCGGCGCACGGCAATCGGATGCTCGACATGGCGCAGGCACGAACCGAGGCGCTGGCCATCTATTTTCATCTCCGCGATACGGCCGAGGTCGAAAAGCATGCCCGTGCCTTAATCGACGACGCCAAAGAGCACAACATGCAAGCCTATCTGGCCTGGGCAATGATTTATCACGGGTGGTCGGTCGCGATGAGAGAGAACGCCTTCGAGGGTCGCGCCATTTTGAGAAAGGGGCTTGAACTCTACGCCGCCGGCGGACGCCGACTTCTGATCAATCGTTACTTGTCGATGCTGGCCGATGTTCAGCTGGCGGTGGGGTTGCTCGACCACGCCGTCGACGCGATCGACGAGGCGCTGCACGCGGCGCCGGAGCAGAAGATCGACGAGCCTACTATCTTGTGGCGGCGCGGCGAACTGCTGCTCGAAAAGAGCGCCCAATCGACCAACGGTCACGATGCAGCGCTGCTCGAACAAGCTGAGCGGGACTTCCGCGAAGCGATCGCGAGAGCGCGCTCGATGGGTGCGAAACTGTACGAACTGCGCGCCACCAGCAGCCTCGCGCGTATCCTCAAAGCGCGCAGAGAAATCAAGCAGGCACGCGAACTGCTGCAGCCGCTGTATGATTCGTTCGCGCGGTGCGACGACTCCTCCGACTTGAAGGAAGCGGGCACCCTCCTCAAGGCACTGGAGTGCTGA